One Simonsiella muelleri ATCC 29453 DNA window includes the following coding sequences:
- a CDS encoding NAD-dependent malic enzyme: MSNIPTILQNPLTNKDTAFTQEERAKYGLTGRLPVVVETLEQQTTRAYRQFSSYEKDIEKYIFLDQLHNRNEVLYYKLLIDHLAEMLPVVYDPTVGEAIKKWSRDYRRSRAVYLDVNHPENIRASFETLGLGADDVDLIVVSDAEEILGIGDWGVNGTDISVGKLAVYTAAAGIHPSRAIAVNLDVGTDNEVLLNDPAYLGNRHARVRGERYDALITSYLKTAAEMFPNALLHFEDFGPSNARRILVENRRQYRIFNDDMQGTGAIVMAAVFSGLKVTKQTFAEQRLVVYGAGTAGTGMADQISAAMEREGLSREEAKQRVWLIDINGLVTDDMDGLPDYQQEYARPATEVADWAKTDGKIGLLEVVKQVKPTILIGTSTDHGAFTEDVVKALCAGVERPILLPLSNPTEKIEVMPSEAIKWSDGKALISVGIPVPPVPYKGVNYEIGQANNAMLYPGLGLGVIVSGAKHVTDGMLLAAAEAVASQVNPQDEGASLLPSVNNLRASSATVAVAVAKQAVKDGVATKQPENWVQAVQNAMWQAVYE, from the coding sequence ATGAGCAACATCCCCACCATCCTGCAGAACCCTCTCACCAACAAAGACACCGCTTTCACGCAGGAAGAGCGAGCAAAATATGGCCTGACTGGCCGCCTGCCTGTCGTCGTGGAAACGCTCGAACAACAGACCACGCGTGCCTACCGCCAGTTTTCATCCTATGAAAAAGATATTGAAAAATATATCTTTCTCGATCAACTGCACAACCGCAACGAAGTACTGTACTACAAACTCCTGATTGACCATCTAGCCGAAATGCTACCCGTCGTTTACGACCCCACTGTCGGCGAAGCGATTAAAAAATGGAGCCGCGACTACCGCCGTTCGCGCGCTGTCTATCTGGATGTAAACCATCCTGAAAACATCCGCGCATCGTTTGAAACGCTGGGCTTGGGTGCAGATGATGTAGATTTGATTGTGGTTTCCGATGCGGAAGAGATTTTGGGTATCGGCGACTGGGGCGTGAACGGCACGGATATTTCCGTCGGCAAATTGGCAGTTTATACTGCTGCTGCGGGCATTCATCCCAGCCGTGCCATTGCTGTGAATCTAGACGTGGGTACAGATAATGAAGTCCTGCTCAATGATCCCGCTTATTTGGGCAATCGCCATGCCCGCGTGCGTGGCGAACGCTACGACGCATTGATTACAAGCTACCTGAAAACTGCTGCTGAAATGTTCCCCAATGCGCTTTTGCACTTTGAAGACTTCGGTCCGTCCAATGCCCGCCGCATTTTGGTGGAGAACCGCCGACAATACCGTATTTTCAACGACGATATGCAGGGAACGGGTGCGATTGTGATGGCTGCCGTATTCTCTGGCCTGAAAGTGACCAAACAGACCTTTGCCGAACAGCGGTTGGTGGTGTACGGTGCAGGCACCGCAGGTACGGGCATGGCCGACCAAATCAGTGCGGCGATGGAGCGCGAAGGCCTGAGTCGCGAAGAAGCGAAACAACGCGTATGGCTGATTGACATCAACGGACTGGTTACTGATGACATGGACGGCTTGCCTGATTACCAGCAGGAATATGCCCGCCCCGCCACTGAAGTTGCCGACTGGGCGAAAACGGACGGTAAAATCGGCTTGCTCGAAGTTGTAAAACAAGTAAAACCGACTATCTTGATTGGCACATCCACCGATCACGGCGCATTCACTGAAGACGTAGTCAAAGCCCTATGTGCGGGCGTAGAGCGCCCAATTCTGCTGCCGTTATCTAACCCGACCGAGAAAATCGAAGTGATGCCGAGTGAGGCTATAAAATGGTCGGATGGCAAAGCGCTCATTTCTGTCGGCATCCCCGTGCCACCCGTGCCGTATAAAGGCGTGAACTACGAAATCGGTCAAGCTAACAACGCCATGCTTTACCCAGGGTTGGGGCTGGGAGTTATCGTTTCCGGTGCGAAACACGTTACTGACGGGATGCTGCTGGCTGCAGCTGAAGCAGTCGCCTCGCAAGTCAATCCGCAGGACGAAGGCGCGTCGCTCCTGCCATCGGTGAATAACCTGCGAGCATCGTCTGCTACTGTTGCTGTTGCTGTTGCCAAACAGGCGGTCAAGGACGGTGTAGCGACCAAGCAGCCTGAAAACTGGGTACAGGCGGTGCAGAACGCAATGTGGCAGGCGGTATATGAATAA
- a CDS encoding IS5 family transposase, with amino-acid sequence MSRNTLTNETWSRLLPILKQLGIYRKKNLRKTVEGILFRLRTDCQWADIPSYFGKANSLYQSFNRWSKRGIFTKLFKHLADTPDMEWVFMDGSHIRVHQHGMGKQSITHQAVGKSIGGHTSKIHLAVDACGNPIEFIITAGNVNDIVVAPDLLAQLDLSDNETVCADRGFDSDTFHRLIQSKQSKANIPYKKNREHLNVGTDWYLYKIRHLVENAFARLKHFRALAIRYDKLKRNYESTVSLACALIWLKL; translated from the coding sequence ATGTCCCGAAACACGCTTACAAATGAAACATGGTCAAGACTGTTGCCTATTTTGAAACAGCTTGGCATTTATCGCAAGAAAAATTTACGCAAAACAGTAGAAGGTATCCTGTTTCGCTTACGTACAGACTGCCAATGGGCTGATATACCTAGTTATTTTGGTAAAGCAAACAGCCTTTACCAAAGTTTCAATCGCTGGTCTAAACGCGGCATTTTTACCAAATTATTCAAACATTTGGCAGATACACCCGATATGGAATGGGTCTTTATGGACGGTAGCCATATCCGCGTTCATCAACACGGTATGGGTAAACAATCCATTACGCATCAAGCTGTTGGTAAGAGTATCGGAGGTCATACGTCTAAAATTCATTTAGCGGTTGATGCTTGTGGTAATCCGATTGAATTTATCATTACAGCTGGTAATGTAAATGATATTGTTGTTGCGCCTGATTTATTGGCACAATTGGATTTAAGTGATAATGAAACCGTGTGTGCTGATAGGGGTTTTGACAGTGATACTTTTCATCGGTTAATTCAGTCTAAACAAAGTAAAGCCAATATTCCATATAAGAAAAATAGAGAACATCTTAATGTGGGCACAGATTGGTATTTATATAAAATCAGGCACTTGGTAGAAAACGCTTTTGCACGATTAAAGCATTTTCGTGCGCTGGCAATACGGTACGATAAATTAAAACGTAATTATGAAAGTACTGTATCATTAGCTTGTGCTTTGATTTGGTTGAAATTATAG
- a CDS encoding NnrS family protein yields MLNKWFNHPIWAMAFRPFYLLAALYGMISILLWGFGYTGTSALPVQYWHAHEMIWGYTGAIVVAFLLTAVATWTGQPPIRGKFLMVLVALWLVARISVFFSATVGLSYITGTLFYWLAALGMGISVFKVKSSRNYIAVFALAMFGLTHAIFHAYLTPFRPMALQNGLLAGLVMVSGFIGLIGNRIIPFFTARRLNIPQVASPMWAMLGALVLPMLMAMLLMFQATLPLAGVLGVLAGSLGIVQCVRWFDKGILPESMLWILHAGYFAASVGLLTLGMAQFVGGYGVLASLGIHLISVGGIGLLTIGMMTRTALGHTARPLYPAPKGLTVAFWLMVAATVLRALAAIMLVVNQTAYQHSLKCSAILFAVSLGIFFWRYAPWLTKPRLDGKAG; encoded by the coding sequence ATGTTAAACAAATGGTTCAATCACCCAATTTGGGCGATGGCATTTCGCCCATTTTATTTATTAGCGGCTTTGTATGGCATGATTTCCATTTTATTATGGGGATTCGGCTACACTGGCACAAGCGCATTACCCGTGCAATATTGGCATGCTCACGAAATGATTTGGGGCTACACTGGCGCAATTGTCGTAGCATTTTTGCTGACTGCAGTCGCCACTTGGACTGGACAACCACCGATTCGTGGCAAATTTTTAATGGTATTGGTGGCATTGTGGTTAGTGGCGCGGATTAGCGTGTTTTTCAGTGCCACAGTTGGTTTGAGTTACATCACTGGGACGCTATTTTATTGGTTAGCTGCACTGGGTATGGGCATTTCCGTATTCAAAGTCAAAAGTTCACGCAATTATATTGCGGTTTTTGCGTTGGCAATGTTTGGACTCACACACGCCATTTTCCATGCGTATCTCACGCCATTTCGCCCAATGGCATTACAAAACGGTTTGTTGGCTGGATTGGTGATGGTTTCGGGTTTTATCGGCTTGATTGGTAACCGAATTATTCCATTTTTTACCGCCAGACGTTTGAATATTCCCCAAGTAGCATCACCAATGTGGGCAATGTTGGGGGCATTGGTTTTGCCGATGTTAATGGCGATGTTATTGATGTTTCAGGCAACCTTACCTTTAGCAGGTGTGCTGGGGGTTTTGGCAGGTAGTTTAGGGATTGTGCAATGTGTGCGGTGGTTTGACAAAGGCATTTTGCCTGAATCCATGCTGTGGATTTTGCACGCTGGCTATTTTGCGGCGAGTGTGGGTTTGCTGACTTTGGGTATGGCACAATTTGTGGGCGGTTATGGTGTGCTGGCAAGTTTGGGAATACACCTGATTTCGGTGGGTGGGATTGGTTTGCTAACGATTGGCATGATGACGCGTACCGCGTTGGGACATACAGCACGACCGCTTTACCCTGCACCCAAAGGTTTAACAGTGGCATTTTGGTTGATGGTGGCGGCGACTGTATTACGCGCTTTAGCGGCAATCATGTTGGTGGTTAATCAAACAGCCTATCAACATTCTTTGAAATGTTCGGCAATTTTATTTGCGGTATCGTTAGGGATATTTTTTTGGCGATACGCGCCATGGCTGACCAAACCGCGTTTAGATGGTAAAGCTGGGTAA
- a CDS encoding hemerythrin domain-containing protein: protein MKPLKRHPTLVPLSQEHHHTLALCTRILREPNANHQTDITAHFIDLEKHFLKEETLFAPLWDKLPDATLRQRFEHEHATLRQLFREAQFDDAQWNQTFATLLRDHARFEERELFEALAKYALPPIQAA from the coding sequence ATGAAACCACTCAAACGACACCCCACACTCGTACCATTATCACAAGAACATCATCACACATTGGCATTGTGTACGCGGATTTTGCGTGAACCAAATGCAAACCATCAAACAGACATTACAGCACATTTTATTGATTTAGAAAAACATTTTTTAAAAGAAGAAACTTTATTTGCACCGCTTTGGGACAAACTGCCCGATGCCACATTGCGCCAACGTTTTGAACACGAACACGCCACGTTACGCCAATTATTTCGTGAAGCCCAATTTGATGATGCACAATGGAATCAAACTTTTGCAACTTTATTGCGCGACCATGCGCGTTTTGAAGAACGTGAATTATTTGAAGCACTGGCAAAATATGCGTTGCCACCCATTCAGGCTGCCTGA
- a CDS encoding RrF2 family transcriptional regulator, whose amino-acid sequence MYLTQQTDYALRVLIFAAINDDSLVNIATIADAYQISKSHLMKVVTALVKGGFLHSVRGKGGGLRLARPAVEICVGAVVRHMEHLTVVECFGENNQCILTPCCRLMDILHGGMKAFLSHLDGYTLADLIGNRQAHELLYQNKIPIVMENSES is encoded by the coding sequence ATGTATTTAACTCAACAAACCGATTATGCTTTACGTGTGCTGATTTTTGCAGCCATTAATGATGACTCGTTGGTTAATATCGCCACGATTGCCGATGCTTACCAAATATCCAAAAGCCATTTAATGAAAGTGGTTACTGCGTTGGTCAAAGGTGGGTTTTTACACAGTGTGCGCGGTAAAGGTGGTGGTTTGAGGTTGGCGCGTCCAGCTGTAGAAATTTGTGTGGGTGCGGTGGTACGCCACATGGAACATTTGACGGTGGTAGAATGCTTTGGCGAAAATAATCAATGTATTTTAACGCCATGTTGTCGTTTGATGGATATTCTGCATGGTGGCATGAAGGCGTTTTTGTCGCATTTGGATGGCTACACGTTGGCGGATTTAATCGGTAATCGCCAAGCCCATGAGTTGTTGTATCAAAATAAAATTCCCATTGTGATGGAAAATTCGGAAAGTTAG
- a CDS encoding heavy metal translocating P-type ATPase: MSESQSCFHCGLPVPDNIHLPIHYENHDEPACCAGCQAVAQGIIDAGLGSYYKNRTANAEKAALPPDEILAQLKLYDLPEVQAEFVEILPEHEKEAMLMLSGITCAACVWLIEQKLLRQTGIVKVELNYSTQRARVRWDDSRVQLSEILALIQNTGYTAAPYDAQKVEAQAQKERKKMLIRLAVAGLASMQTMMFALPTYLYQDIEPQYLTILHWGGFLMVLPAMFYSAQPFFAGAIRDFRNKRTGMDTPVALAITLTFIAGVSALINNANQGMYFESIAMFVFFLLAGRFMEQAARRKAGDAAERLVKLVPAFCHKLLNLNNDNTEEFPVVSLKMGDLIVVRAGEIVPVDGIVLQGESEINEAMLTGESVPVAKFSGSRVTAGTLNIASPLIIQAEQVGNQTRLAHIVKLLDRALSQKPHLAELAEKYASGFTLSLILLAIPTFLVWWYFADASKALWVTVSLLVITCPCALSLATPAALAASTGRLANSGILIARGHALESLAQITDAVFDKTGTLTQGKLSVNQFVNFSGSLQDNELIHIAKLLEQQSEHPIAKAIINYTPDTFRQPEIQIAQKLNKIGHGISAQITFNGNTEIWSIGKPEFVTQIAGTPPKQLHKWAQQGSLITLGNQHGFQAAFVMQDVEKADAAKMLQQFHQKNITLHILSGDNQAAVVKLANQLGITHYVASATPEDKLTYVQQLQASGKRVLMLGDGINDAPVLAAANVSVAVAGSADVARDGADVVLLNDDFAALPNMLAQATKTKTVIRQNLVWATLYNALVVPLAMAGWVTPWIAAIGMSASSLIVVSNALRLRK; the protein is encoded by the coding sequence ACTACGAAAATCATGACGAACCCGCGTGTTGTGCAGGCTGCCAAGCCGTAGCTCAAGGGATTATTGACGCAGGATTGGGCAGTTACTACAAAAACCGCACCGCCAACGCCGAAAAAGCTGCCTTGCCACCCGATGAAATTTTAGCGCAACTCAAATTGTATGATTTGCCCGAAGTACAAGCTGAATTTGTGGAAATTTTGCCCGAACATGAAAAAGAAGCCATGTTGATGTTAAGTGGCATCACTTGCGCCGCTTGCGTGTGGTTGATTGAACAAAAATTGTTGCGTCAAACTGGGATTGTCAAAGTGGAACTCAATTACAGCACACAACGTGCGCGTGTGCGTTGGGACGATTCGCGTGTACAACTATCTGAAATTTTAGCATTAATTCAAAATACAGGCTACACCGCCGCACCCTATGATGCGCAAAAAGTGGAAGCACAGGCACAAAAAGAACGCAAAAAAATGCTGATTCGCTTGGCAGTCGCCGGGCTGGCAAGTATGCAAACCATGATGTTCGCGTTACCGACTTATTTGTACCAAGATATTGAACCACAATATTTAACGATTTTGCATTGGGGAGGCTTTTTGATGGTGCTGCCTGCAATGTTCTATTCGGCACAACCGTTTTTTGCAGGTGCAATCCGCGATTTTCGTAACAAACGTACAGGCATGGATACGCCTGTTGCACTGGCGATTACACTGACCTTTATCGCTGGCGTGTCCGCGCTGATAAACAATGCTAATCAAGGAATGTATTTTGAAAGCATTGCAATGTTTGTGTTTTTCTTACTGGCGGGACGATTTATGGAGCAAGCGGCAAGGCGAAAAGCAGGAGATGCGGCAGAACGCCTAGTCAAACTTGTGCCAGCATTTTGCCATAAATTATTGAATTTAAATAATGATAATACAGAAGAATTCCCAGTTGTATCATTAAAAATGGGCGATTTGATTGTGGTACGCGCGGGCGAAATTGTGCCTGTGGACGGCATCGTGCTGCAAGGCGAAAGCGAAATCAACGAAGCAATGCTCACAGGGGAAAGCGTGCCTGTTGCCAAATTTTCAGGCAGCCGCGTTACCGCAGGCACATTAAATATTGCCAGTCCATTGATTATTCAAGCAGAACAAGTTGGCAACCAAACGCGTTTGGCGCACATCGTCAAACTGCTAGACCGCGCTTTATCACAAAAACCACATTTAGCAGAATTGGCGGAAAAATACGCATCAGGTTTTACTTTATCATTGATTTTATTAGCTATTCCAACCTTTTTAGTTTGGTGGTATTTTGCTGACGCGAGTAAGGCGCTATGGGTTACTGTGTCGCTGCTGGTGATTACTTGCCCATGCGCATTGTCGCTTGCCACACCTGCTGCGCTTGCTGCCAGCACAGGACGTTTGGCAAATTCGGGGATTTTGATTGCGCGTGGTCATGCGTTGGAAAGTTTGGCGCAGATTACCGATGCTGTGTTTGACAAAACAGGCACGCTAACGCAAGGAAAACTGTCGGTTAATCAATTTGTGAATTTTTCAGGCAGCCTGCAAGATAATGAATTAATCCACATCGCCAAATTATTAGAACAACAATCCGAACACCCGATTGCCAAAGCAATTATCAATTACACTCCCGATACTTTCAGGCAGCCTGAAATCCAAATTGCACAAAAATTAAACAAAATCGGACACGGTATTTCTGCACAAATCACGTTCAATGGCAATACAGAGATTTGGTCAATCGGCAAACCTGAATTTGTTACACAAATCGCTGGAACACCACCCAAACAATTACACAAATGGGCGCAACAAGGCAGTTTGATTACTTTGGGTAACCAACACGGTTTTCAGGCAGCCTTTGTGATGCAAGATGTGGAAAAAGCCGATGCGGCGAAAATGTTACAACAATTTCATCAAAAAAACATTACGTTACATATTTTAAGCGGCGACAACCAAGCAGCAGTGGTAAAATTGGCAAATCAACTGGGCATTACACATTATGTTGCATCTGCCACACCCGAAGACAAATTGACGTATGTACAGCAACTTCAAGCATCGGGTAAACGCGTCTTGATGCTGGGCGATGGCATCAACGATGCACCCGTATTGGCGGCAGCAAATGTATCGGTGGCAGTAGCAGGCAGCGCGGACGTGGCGCGTGATGGCGCGGACGTGGTGTTGCTAAATGATGATTTTGCAGCATTACCCAATATGCTCGCGCAAGCCACTAAAACAAAAACCGTTATCCGCCAAAATTTGGTATGGGCAACGCTGTACAATGCGCTGGTCGTGCCATTGGCGATGGCAGGCTGGGTAACGCCATGGATTGCTGCGATTGGTATGAGTGCCAGTTCACTGATTGTGGTAAGTAATGCGTTGCGGTTGAGAAAATAA